Within the Candidatus Obscuribacterales bacterium genome, the region TTCTGTGGAGAAGATATTCGCGATCGCTCCCTCACCCAAGAAGTGCTGATTTATCTCAGCATCCTACTAAAAACCGATCCCAGCGTATTTCGAGGATTTCTTACTCTGCGCGTCAGTTATCTAATTTTGCTGATTACGACCGAACTAGCTCAGGAACTGCACGTCACCCAAGATGAAGCCTACGAGCATTTGATGGAGCTGAGTCCCTTTGAGATCAAAACTCGCCTACGCCAAGTGCTGGCAGGCTATGAAGGACATAACAAAGCTCTCATGCAGCAGGAATCCTTACATATCCGTCAGCAGCAGGCTATTCAATGGGTGGTCTTACCCGAAGAAAGCAGCATTCCTACACCGGAAAGCTGGCGACGGCAGCGGCAGCTCGACGGCTCTTTGAACCGCGTGCCAGAAGGATTTTATCCCGGCGTATGGCAAGTTTTACACCACTGTCGCGGCTTGGTGATTGGCGATAAGTTAGAACGACGCAATCGTCTGGATGGCGAAGTGATTGTGTCAGAAATGACGCCCGAGGAAAAGAACTTCGCCCTGCGGGTGGAGCATTTACTCAATAAAATCCAGGCTCCAGAATATCGCCAAGTCAACATCGAAGCGCTGATGGAACTGGCCGTTCTGGCTAACGAGAACCCAGATCTACAGATTGAAGACTACATTGTCATGGATGTCCTGATCGGTCATGCGGTGCGCCTGGGTTGGCTCACCCATCATCCCGACCACAGCGATCGCTATGATGAAGTCAAAGCAGAAGCCTGGCAGGCGTTCTACGACAGTTCTCCCCGCACCTGTGCCGAATATATCGCCCAAGCGCTCCAGTTCCTCACGGAGCTGGGCGAGTCGAATCCGGTCGATGACGAGGCGATCGCGGAGGTGATCTAGTACCGTAAGACAGAAGAACGAAGACAGAAAAACGAAAAGGAATTCCAGCACATAGGCGGGTTGCTTACGCCTCGGAGTACTAGACATCGAAGGGGCGATCGCGGGTCTAGTTGTCCTAACCGATGGGGCAGCGATCACCCTGGAACAAGCATCTCCAAGGCAGGGGGGCTAGTCTGGCAACCCTACTCAACCCCAAAGATTCCGATCGCCCCGTCTTGATTCGTTGACAAACCGCCTGCCCGTAGATGCCACGATGGAGGCAGGTCATAAAAAAAACAGGCGATCGCCGCCATTTTTCCTGATTTCCGGTTAGGATTTACAGCGCAACCATCCGACAACAGCGATGGAATTCATGAGCCTTGATCCCCTGACCTCTGAGCCTTCAGCCCTCGATGCTCCCGATGTAGCCCAACTGATGCCGGTCGAAGCGGTACAGCAGGCCATCGGGCGATCGCGTGCATCTGTCTATCGCTATGCCAATACGGATCCCAATGACCTTAACCCACCCTATGACCCGAACCGGCTAAATCCTGAACTCCGCATGACGAAGGACGACCCGCTGATGTTCCATCCCAACGAAGTTGCCCGCTTTGCTAAGGATGTGCTGCGGCAAAATGTCACCATTCAGGTTCAAGAAGCGCCGCCTAATGTCACCCATGATCTGCTGCGAGCCATCTTGCAAGAACTGCAAACCATTCGCCAATTGCTGGATACTCCGTCATCCTAGCTAGGGGCCCATGGAAGAATCAGCATTGGCCCGCAGTTGCCCGCAGGCCGCATCAGCCGCCAGGCCACGCGATCGCCGGACGCTAACGGCAATGTGCTGCGCCTTGAGCGTATCCATAAAGTCTTGGATACGTTGGGGGCTGGGACGCTGGTAGTCTACTTCCTGAATGGGATTGTAGGGAATCAGGTTGACATGGGTTTGGAAACCGCGCAGATGCTTAGCCAGTTCCAACGCATGGGAATGGCAGTCGTTCAGCTCTGCCAGCAAAATGTACTCGAAGGTGACCCGCCGTCCAGTCATGTCTACATAGTCACGACATTCATCGAGCAATTGCTCTAGGGGATATTGGCGAGCGCTGGGAATCAACGTTTCCCGCAGGGCTTGGTTAGAAGCATGGAGGCTGACAGCTAACGTTGCCTGCAGGCGCTGCTCAGCCAACCTACGGATGCGCCCCGGAATCCCCACGGTGGAGACGGTGAGCGATCGCTGCCCAATTCCCACGTCTTCATTGAGCGATCGCACGCTATCGAGCACCACATCCACATTCAGCAACGGCTCGCCCATGCCCATGAAAACGACATTGCTGACCCGTTGCTCAAAATCTTCCTGCACCGTCAGCACCTGATCGACAATTTCATGGCGATGCAGGTTACGCAAAAAGCCGCCCTTGCCCGTGGCACAAAAGTCACAAGCCATGGGGCAACCCACCTGGGATGAAACGCAGACCGTGAGCCGTTTCCCCGAAGGAATGCCGACGGTTTCAATAATCTGTCCATCCTCCATCCGCAACAGGTACTTCACCGTCCCGTCGGGAGCCGCAGAGCGATGGTGGATCTGCGATCGCCCCACGGGAATATCCGCCAGCTCACTGCGCCACTGCTTGGGAAATACGGAGAGATCAGACAGCGATCGCCCGCCTTGGTGATAGAGCCATTGATGCAGTTGCTTGGCTCGGTAGGCCGGCTGATTGTGTTGGGCCACCCAGTCGGTGAGTTCTGGCAAGGATGCACCGAGCAGCGGCGGTAGAGGAGATGGGCGATCGATCAAAGAAACAGACATAGCAACCGGGAATGGAGGGACGGTGGGCATCGTCCCCAAGGAGACAAGACCCAGCCTTTCTATTCTACGAGGTGGGGCGAAGGACGGACTACCCTAAGCGGGTGGCAGCCACTCCAGCAAAGATCAAGAACAGGATGCCGCTCAGGAGGGTGACCGTACGTTCGGAAATCCGCCCGCAAATCGCCCGTCCGCCAATCACAGCGATCGCCGTACAGATGGCATGGCCGAGGATCGCCCCGATCGTTACCCCCAAGGGATGCTTAGCGGCAGCGAGGGCAATGGTGGCAATTTGGGTGCGATCGCCCCATTCGGCAAGAAACGTTAGGCTGAACACCTCAAAGACGATCGCTAGAACACTGGGCTTAGGAGGGCTATTGGATTCCGCCCGAGCCACCGCCTCCATCGCTTCTCCCTCCTCACACCCATCAGCGATCGCCTTCATCATCCAAGCGTCGTACAACAGCTTGAGCCCAAAGCCCAAAAACAGCAGCACCTCCGCCCAGCGCACCAGAGATAGGGGCAAGAGCGATACCACCTGTCCAAACAGGACGGAAAGCACCGTCATAGCAGCCAATGCACCCCAAGCGCCCAGAAACACCCAGCGCCGTGAATGCTTCATCGCCAAAATGACCGCCATGAAAAATGTCTTGTCTCCCAACTCGGAGACTGTGATTAATAACAATCCAGCCGTAAATGCTTCTAGCACTATCTATCAAGCTCCTCTCGTAGTGGCTGTGAGCTTGATAGGAGACTAGGCTTCACCAAGCTCACAGATGTTGTGAACTAAGTGAAGGTCTCACTGATCGCAGGCCATGCTCGGTAGCACGCCCCAGGATACCTCGAACCAGGTAAACTACCAGTATGTTGATTCGAGAGCTTGGGGGTTTCTCTCCCCAATAGCTACTCCCCTTCAATCCCCTTATCTTATGAGCACAGGGCGGGAAAAGACAAGCTTTTGTCCTCCATCACCCCAGCACGAGGAAGCATAAACAGCCCAGAATCAACAACAAACCAAGAACTACACTGACTGAGCGACGTCGTTTGTCCTGAAGACAGGCTAAGCCAGCGTGAAACGTCTCCCGAAAGGAGAAAGCCAAAACCCAACCCAAATCACTTGCAACATTGATCAGGAAACGCTGATATCCTACCACCCACTACAAGTTAGATGTCCGACGCCGAGTACAAGCAAGATGGTGCTAACCCGATGGAGATCCGTAGCACCTTGAAGACAGGGTAGGTTCTTCATCCCCCAGAACCTTGGCAGACTCCAGTATTATGTTGGGGTAATCAGGTCGTTTGTCTGTTCTTCATCCCCCAGGATTTATGAAAGCTACCCGTCGCTCACTTCTCCTAACATGCCTAGCCGCCGTTGTTGCCCTATTGGTCATTGCTTGCAACACCACCACCTCCCAGTCGCCTGCCGATGGAGCCCCAGCGACCATTCGCGTGGGTTCCAAAGATTTTACTGAGCAGTTTATCCTGGGGGAAATGTATGCCCTAGCCCTAGAAAATGCTGACGTTCAGGTTGAACGTAAACTCAATCTAGGAGGCACCCCGGTGGCTCAAGCTGCTCTAACCAGCGGCGAGATTGACCTCTATCCGGAATATACCGGCACAGGTCTGCTGACGGTGCTCAAACTGCCGGCCAGCAGCGATCGCCAAGCGGTTTACGATACCGTGGTCACGGAATATGAAAGCC harbors:
- a CDS encoding TMEM165/GDT1 family protein; amino-acid sequence: MLEAFTAGLLLITVSELGDKTFFMAVILAMKHSRRWVFLGAWGALAAMTVLSVLFGQVVSLLPLSLVRWAEVLLFLGFGLKLLYDAWMMKAIADGCEEGEAMEAVARAESNSPPKPSVLAIVFEVFSLTFLAEWGDRTQIATIALAAAKHPLGVTIGAILGHAICTAIAVIGGRAICGRISERTVTLLSGILFLIFAGVAATRLG
- the rlmN gene encoding 23S rRNA (adenine(2503)-C(2))-methyltransferase RlmN — encoded protein: MSVSLIDRPSPLPPLLGASLPELTDWVAQHNQPAYRAKQLHQWLYHQGGRSLSDLSVFPKQWRSELADIPVGRSQIHHRSAAPDGTVKYLLRMEDGQIIETVGIPSGKRLTVCVSSQVGCPMACDFCATGKGGFLRNLHRHEIVDQVLTVQEDFEQRVSNVVFMGMGEPLLNVDVVLDSVRSLNEDVGIGQRSLTVSTVGIPGRIRRLAEQRLQATLAVSLHASNQALRETLIPSARQYPLEQLLDECRDYVDMTGRRVTFEYILLAELNDCHSHALELAKHLRGFQTHVNLIPYNPIQEVDYQRPSPQRIQDFMDTLKAQHIAVSVRRSRGLAADAACGQLRANADSSMGP